In one Silene latifolia isolate original U9 population chromosome 10, ASM4854445v1, whole genome shotgun sequence genomic region, the following are encoded:
- the LOC141606360 gene encoding aldehyde dehydrogenase 22A1, which translates to MAFWWPFLVLGLAYAICKFLLMLIPPNVPSIDVDVSDVVDDGNQTKDNSFIYIPTRGRQTDKVQCYEPATMKYLGFFPALKPDEVRERVAQARKAQKTWATSSFKQRRQFLRILLKYIIEHQDLICEISSRDTGKTMIDASLGEIMTTCEKITWLLSEGEKWLKPEYRSSGRSMIHKRAKVEFHPLGVIGAIVSWNYPFHNLFNPMLAAIFSGNGAVIKVSEHASWSGCFYFRIIQTALAAVGAPDNLVDVITGFAETGEALVSSVDKIIFVGSPGVGKMIMRKASETLIPVTLELGGKDAFIVCEDADVEHVAQVAVRASLQSSGQNCAGAERFYVHRDIYNAFVSQVVKIVKSVTAGPPLAGKYDMGAICMQDHAEKLQSLVNDALDKGAEIVGRGRFGNLGTDAIDQFFPPTILVNVNHSMQIMQEEAFGPIMPIMKFSSDEEVVRLANDSRYGLGCAVFSASQSRARRIALQLDCGNVAINDFATSYMCQSLPFGGVKDSGCGRFAGIEGLRACCLVKAVVEDRWWPYIKTKIPKPIQYPVAENAFEFQQSLVEALYGLNIWDRLRALVKVVRVLTEHGSPSTANARRVD; encoded by the exons ATGGCGTTTTGGTGGCCATTCTTAGTCCTTGGATTAGCTTACGCTATTTGCAAGTTCCTCTTAATGCTCATTCCTCCTAATGTTCCTTCTATCGACGTCGACGTTTCCGACG TTGTTGATGACGGAAATCAGACGAAGGATAACAGCTTCATCTAT ATACCGACAAGAGGAAGGCAGACAGACAAAGTGCAATGCTATGAACCTGCAACAATGAAATACTTGGGATTTTTTCCGGCACTGAAGCCAGATGAG GTTAGAGAACGTGTTGCACAAGCAAGAAAAGCACAGAAAACATGGGCTACCAGCAGCTTTAAGCAAAGACGGCAGTTTTTGCGTATACTTTTAAAGTACATCATTGAACATCAGGACCTCAtttgcga GATCTCATCTCGTGATACTGGAAAGACAATGATTGACGCATCACTAGGAGAAATTATGACTACATGTGAGAAAATCACTTGGCTACTTTCGGAAGGGGAGAAATGGTTGAAGCCTGAATACAG GAGCTCTGGAAGATCAATGATTCACAAGAGAGCCAAAGTAGAATTTCATCCTTTAGGGGTTATTGGTGCTATTGTCTCGTGGAATTATCCATTCCACAACCTCTTCAATCCAATGCTCGCTGCTATCTTTTCCGGGAATGGTGCTGtcattaag GTTTCAGAGCACGCTAGTTGGTCTGGATGTTTCTACTTCCGGATAATTCAAACAGCATTGGCTGCTGTTGGTGCTCCCGATAATTTGGTTGATGTAATCACGGG GTTTGCTGAAACAGGGGAGGCATTGGTGTCATCAGTTGATAAAATCATTTTTGTTGGGTCACCTGGTGTGGGTAAGATG ATAATGAGAAAAGCTTCTGAGACGCTTATACCAGTTACTCTGGAGCTTGGTGGGAAAGATGCATTTATTGTCTGTGAAGATGCAGATGTGGAACAT GTTGCACAAGTTGCTGTTAGGGCATCTCTTCAATCAAGTGGTCAGAATTGTGCTGGGGCAGAGAGATTCTATGTTCATCGTGATATATACAACGCATTTGTTTCACAAGTGGTGAAGATTGTCAAATCTGTCACAGCG GGACCTCCTCTTGCTgggaaatatgatatgggcgctaTTTGCATGCAAGATCATGCAGAAAAGCTTCAGAGCCTTGTAAATGATGCCTTGGACAAAGGAGCAGAAATTGTTGGTCGTGGACGTTTTGGTAATTTGGGTACTGATGCTATTGATCAATTCTTCCCACCAACAATCTTAGTCAATGTGAACCACTCGATGCAAATTATGCAAGAAGAG GCTTTTGGTCCAATCATGCCGATTATGAAATTTAGTTCCGATGAGGAAGTTGTTAGGCTGGCAAATGACTCAAGATATGGGCTTGGATGTGCTGTGTTTTCTGCAAGCCAGAGTAGGGCTAGGAGAATCGCCTTGCAGCTGGACTGTGGAAATGTTGCAATTAATGACTTTGCAACTTCTTATATGTGTCAG TCCCTACCTTTTGGTGGTGTAAAGGATAGTGGCTGTGGAAGATTTGCAGGAATTGAAGGGCTGAGAGCGTGCTGTCTTGTGAAAGCCGTGGTTGAAGATAGATGGTGGCCATACATCAAGACTAAAATACCAAAACCAATCCAG TACCCTGTTGCGGAAAATGCCTTTGAATTTCAGCAATCACTGGTGGAAGCACTTTATGGTCTAAACATATGGGATCGCTTACGAGCATTAGTAAAAGTTGTGAGGGTTTTAACTGAACACGGCTCCCCGAGCACTGCTAATGCTAGAAGGGTTGATTAA